One window of Candidatus Fermentibacter sp. genomic DNA carries:
- a CDS encoding hemolysin family protein — translation MTTSVVLLSSGALLTAMANALRAALPGILPGRRDAAERRETAISHLRVLWLARFCGLITAGVGIALVALEMGISPGFPPPASAVALSILLFLLAELAPSRLGHTRPDLIRRLLGIPLFLLRVVFHLPARAILGPASGDDGETGEWVFTPPDFMWLEQRTERSEQHSFLQERELMEGIVDFADKIVREVMVPRIDMVSMAAGDDLDRVLREALAASHSRIPVYREKIDDIIGVLYVKDLLKALSKPPSEPFRMEKILRQPYFVPEYKRVDSLFREFQSHRIHMAVVVDEYGGTAGLVTMEDLVEEVFGEILDEFEDSEAPMIQSLGLDTFRVDAMLPIDDLNDLLESSFGSDDFDTVGGLVYSSIGKIPRPGESVLLDGYRFTVERVRAQRILLVRVSPERQQETPP, via the coding sequence GTGACGACCTCCGTAGTCCTTCTGTCTTCAGGAGCGCTTCTGACCGCCATGGCCAACGCCCTCAGGGCGGCGCTCCCGGGCATCCTGCCCGGGAGGAGGGACGCCGCGGAACGCAGGGAAACAGCCATCTCGCACCTCAGGGTGCTCTGGCTGGCGCGGTTCTGCGGCCTGATCACGGCGGGGGTGGGCATCGCCCTCGTAGCGCTCGAGATGGGCATCTCCCCCGGATTCCCTCCCCCGGCCTCGGCCGTTGCGCTCTCGATCCTCCTCTTCCTCCTGGCGGAACTGGCGCCTTCCAGGCTCGGTCACACGAGGCCCGACCTGATCAGGCGCTTGCTCGGCATCCCCCTGTTCCTGCTCCGGGTGGTCTTCCACCTGCCTGCGCGGGCGATACTCGGTCCGGCGTCCGGGGACGACGGGGAGACGGGGGAATGGGTCTTCACGCCCCCCGACTTCATGTGGCTGGAACAGCGCACCGAGAGGAGCGAACAGCACAGCTTCCTGCAGGAGAGGGAGCTGATGGAGGGCATAGTGGATTTCGCGGACAAGATCGTCCGCGAGGTCATGGTGCCCCGTATCGACATGGTGTCCATGGCCGCGGGCGACGATCTCGACCGCGTGCTGAGGGAGGCCCTGGCCGCCAGCCATTCCCGGATCCCTGTGTATCGCGAGAAGATAGACGACATCATAGGCGTGCTCTACGTGAAGGACCTGCTGAAAGCCCTCTCCAAGCCGCCTTCGGAACCGTTCCGGATGGAGAAGATCCTCAGACAGCCGTATTTCGTGCCCGAATACAAGAGGGTCGACAGCCTGTTCAGGGAGTTCCAGTCCCACAGGATACACATGGCCGTCGTGGTGGACGAGTACGGCGGGACAGCCGGACTCGTGACCATGGAGGACCTGGTCGAGGAGGTCTTCGGCGAGATCCTCGACGAGTTCGAGGACTCCGAGGCCCCCATGATCCAGTCACTCGGCCTCGACACCTTCAGGGTCGACGCCATGCTTCCCATAGACGACCTGAACGACCTGCTGGAGTCGTCCTTCGGGTCCGACGACTTCGACACCGTGGGCGGTCTCGTCTACAGCAGCATAGGGAAGATCCCCAGGCCAGGCGAGAGCGTGCTGCTCGACGGGTACAGGTTCACCGTGGAGAGGGTGCGGGCGCAGAGGATACTGCTCGTCAGGGTGTCTCCAGAGCGGCAGCAGGAAACTCCTCCCTGA
- a CDS encoding rRNA maturation RNAse YbeY — translation MADGPVVETPVGDPGFDPEELRRMISPRMHGDVEIVLVDPGYMRVMNRRFRHIDRYTDVLTFDLSEGGADPEGVIYADMRLAPPMEELLERIFHGYLHLLGRTHDTEADSASMAADVASMVAGALEGAR, via the coding sequence GGCGATCCCGGGTTCGACCCGGAGGAGCTCCGGCGGATGATATCCCCCCGGATGCATGGTGACGTCGAGATCGTCCTGGTCGATCCGGGCTACATGCGGGTGATGAACCGCAGATTCAGGCACATCGACCGCTATACCGACGTGCTTACGTTCGACCTTTCAGAGGGCGGAGCCGACCCCGAGGGGGTCATCTACGCCGACATGCGCCTCGCCCCGCCCATGGAGGAGCTCCTGGAGAGGATATTCCACGGCTATCTCCACCTCCTGGGGCGCACCCACGACACGGAGGCCGACTCCGCATCCATGGCGGCGGACGTGGCCTCCATGGTCGCCGGGGCTTTGGAGGGGGCACGGTGA